Proteins from a single region of Thalassophryne amazonica chromosome 22, fThaAma1.1, whole genome shotgun sequence:
- the LOC117504409 gene encoding putative homeodomain transcription factor 2 isoform X1, with the protein MASKVKDAVVWYQKKIGAYDQQIWEKSVEQREIKGLRNKPKKTGHVKPDLIDVDLVRGSAFAKAKPESPWTSLTRKGIVRVVFFPFFYRWWIQVTSRAIFLLLLALYLLQVVAAVLYVTIPEPHGIPATEVFGAIWLMLLLGTVHCQIVSTRTPKPASSSGGKRRRKLRKASQMEVHREGDGSSTTDNTQEGALHSHSTCTTYSLGALFQDFWHDICKAGSKKSKLSIDKSTETDNGYVSLDGRVNNRSSEEGLQLHEQRCDLLNRADEVCWNPLAPPAHGHAPRSTGLMLASGNKEPASDEASSEEDPEVSYRGVDRKNSDCTLRNRKNINHYKKHYTAEDVPKSGTSCSSRCSSLRTHDSESTRHESETEDLMWEDFLHCAECRSSCTSETEGEGGGVAVCPSAKKEYRDDPFHQGHVPWLHSSNPGLERVSAIVWEGNECKKADMSVLEISGMIMNRVNLHTPGIGYQIFGNLVSITLGLTPFAYRLAQYRDLDQLTALSANELLSVALGGGLGSDALVITMVTLSFLVRICLIWLFFFLLSVAERTYKQRLLFAKLFGHLTSARRARKSEVPHFRLKKVQNIKMWLSLRSYLRRRGPQRSVDVIVSSAFLLTLSVVFICCAQLLHVHETFLECHYNWELVIWCSSLSLFLLRFVTLGSETSKKYSNTSILLTEQINLYLKMEKKPNKKEELTLVNNVLKLATKLLKELDTPFRLYGLTMNPLLYNITQVVILSAVSGVISDLLGFNLKLWKIKS; encoded by the exons attggcGCCTACGACCAGCAGATATGGGAGAAATCTGTGGAACAGCGAGAAATAAAG ggctTGAGGAACAAGCCAAAGAAGACGGGTCATGTCAAACCAGACCTCATCGATGTGGACTTGGTTAGAG GCTCGGCATTTGCCAAAGCCAAACCAGAGAGTCCGTGGACGTCACTGACCAGGAAAGGCATCGTCAGGGTTGTCTTCTTCCCATTCTTTTATCGATGGTGGATCCAGGTCACCTCCAGAGCCATATTCCTCTTACTGCTGGCTCTCTATCTGctgcaag TGGTGGCAGCGGTCCTGTACGTGACCATCCCCGAGCCTCATGGGATTCCGGCCACAGAGGTTTTCGGAGCCATCTGGCTCATGTTGCTGTTGGGAACTGTTCACTGTCAAATCGTCTCCACCAGAACCCCAAAACCCGCCTCCAGCAGCGGCGGGAAGAGACGCAG GAAGTTGAGGAAGGCATCTCAGATGGAGGTGCATAGGGAAGGAGATGGGTCTAGCACTACCGATAACACTCAGGAGGGGGCGTTACACTCCCACTCAACCTGCACCACATACAGCCTGGGTGCTCTCTTCCAAGATTTCTGGCATGATATCTGTAAAGCTGG ATCCAAGAAGTCCAAGTTGTCCATCGACAAGTCCACAGAGACGGACAACGGTTACGTGTCGCTCGACGGCCGCGTGAACAATCGCAGCAGCGAAGAGGGGCTTCAGCTCCACGAGCAGCGATGTGATTTGCTGAACAGGGCAGATGAGGTCTGCTGGAACCCGCTTGCCCCGCCCGCACACGGACACGCCCCCCGCAGCACGGGGCTGATGCTGGCCAGTGGGAACAAG GAGCCGGCGTCAGACGAGGCGTCCAGTGAGGAGGACCCCGAAGTGTCCTACAGGGGTGTGGACAGAAAGAACAGCGACTGTACACTCCGAAACCGCAAGAACATCAACCACTATAAGAAGCACTACACAGCGGag GATGTTCCGAAATCTGGTACCAGCTGCAGCTCCAGATGCTCCAGTTTGAGGACTCACGACTCGGAGAGCACTCGACACGAGTCCGAGACTGAAGACCTGATGTGGGAGGACTTCCTGCACTGTGCTGAGTGCAGATCTTCCTGCACCTCAGAGACAG AGGGTGAAGGAGGCGGCGTGGCCGTCTGCCCGTCGGCCAAAAAGGAATACAGAGACGACCCGTTCCATCAG GGTCACGTTCCCTGGTTGCACAGCTCCAACCCCGGCCTGGAGCGCGTCAGCGCCATCGTGTGGGAGGGAAACGAGTGCAAGAAGGCTGACATGTCCGTCCTGGAGATTAGCGGCATGATCATGAACCGA GTAAATCTCCACACTCCGGGTATCGGTTACCAGATCTTTGGAAACCTGGTGTCCATCACACTCGGACTGACGCCTTTTGCTTACAG ACTCGCTCAGTACCGCGACCTGGATCAGCTGACTGCGCTTTCAGCCAACGAGCTGCTGTCCGTGGCACTGGGTGGCGGGTTGGGCTCGGATGCCTTAGTCATCACCATGGTAACGCTGAGCTTCCTGGTACGCATTTGCCTTATATGGCTGTTCTTCTTCCTGCTCAGCGTAGCAGAAAGGACGTATAAACAG AGGTTGCTGTTTGCCAAACTGTTTGGTCACCTAACTTCGGCCCGCAGAGCCCGAAAGTCTGAGGTCCCCCACTTCAGACTGAAGAAAGTTCAGAACATCAAGATGTGGCTGTCGCTGCGCTCCTACCTCAGG AGACGGGGTCCTCAGCGCTCGGTGGACGTGATCGTGTCATCGGCATTCCTCCTCACGTTATCTGTCGTCTTCATCTGCTGTGCTCAG CTGCTCCACGTGCACGAAACCTTCCTGGAGTGTCACTATAACTGGGAGCTGGTGATCTGGTGCTCGAGTCTGTCTCTGTTCCTGCTCAGATTCGTCACTCTGGGCTCGGAGACCAGCAAGAAGTACAGCAACACCTCCATCCTGCTCACTGAACAG ATCAACTTGTACCTGAAGATGGAGAAGAAGCCAAACAAAAAAGAGGAGCTGACTCTGGTCAACAACGTCCTCAAACTGGCCACGAAGCTCCTCAAG GAGTTGGACACTCCCTTCAGACTGTACGGTTTGACAATGAACCCGCTGCTTTACAACATCACCCAGGTGGTCATCCTGTCAGCCGTGTCCGGAGTCATATCCGATTTGTTAGGATTTAACctgaag
- the LOC117504409 gene encoding putative homeodomain transcription factor 2 isoform X2, which produces MASKVKDAVVWYQKKIGAYDQQIWEKSVEQREIKGLRNKPKKTGHVKPDLIDVDLVRGSAFAKAKPESPWTSLTRKGIVRVVFFPFFYRWWIQVTSRAIFLLLLALYLLQVVAAVLYVTIPEPHGIPATEVFGAIWLMLLLGTVHCQIVSTRTPKPASSSGGKRRRSKKSKLSIDKSTETDNGYVSLDGRVNNRSSEEGLQLHEQRCDLLNRADEVCWNPLAPPAHGHAPRSTGLMLASGNKEPASDEASSEEDPEVSYRGVDRKNSDCTLRNRKNINHYKKHYTAEDVPKSGTSCSSRCSSLRTHDSESTRHESETEDLMWEDFLHCAECRSSCTSETEGEGGGVAVCPSAKKEYRDDPFHQGHVPWLHSSNPGLERVSAIVWEGNECKKADMSVLEISGMIMNRVNLHTPGIGYQIFGNLVSITLGLTPFAYRLAQYRDLDQLTALSANELLSVALGGGLGSDALVITMVTLSFLVRICLIWLFFFLLSVAERTYKQRLLFAKLFGHLTSARRARKSEVPHFRLKKVQNIKMWLSLRSYLRRRGPQRSVDVIVSSAFLLTLSVVFICCAQLLHVHETFLECHYNWELVIWCSSLSLFLLRFVTLGSETSKKYSNTSILLTEQINLYLKMEKKPNKKEELTLVNNVLKLATKLLKELDTPFRLYGLTMNPLLYNITQVVILSAVSGVISDLLGFNLKLWKIKS; this is translated from the exons attggcGCCTACGACCAGCAGATATGGGAGAAATCTGTGGAACAGCGAGAAATAAAG ggctTGAGGAACAAGCCAAAGAAGACGGGTCATGTCAAACCAGACCTCATCGATGTGGACTTGGTTAGAG GCTCGGCATTTGCCAAAGCCAAACCAGAGAGTCCGTGGACGTCACTGACCAGGAAAGGCATCGTCAGGGTTGTCTTCTTCCCATTCTTTTATCGATGGTGGATCCAGGTCACCTCCAGAGCCATATTCCTCTTACTGCTGGCTCTCTATCTGctgcaag TGGTGGCAGCGGTCCTGTACGTGACCATCCCCGAGCCTCATGGGATTCCGGCCACAGAGGTTTTCGGAGCCATCTGGCTCATGTTGCTGTTGGGAACTGTTCACTGTCAAATCGTCTCCACCAGAACCCCAAAACCCGCCTCCAGCAGCGGCGGGAAGAGACGCAG ATCCAAGAAGTCCAAGTTGTCCATCGACAAGTCCACAGAGACGGACAACGGTTACGTGTCGCTCGACGGCCGCGTGAACAATCGCAGCAGCGAAGAGGGGCTTCAGCTCCACGAGCAGCGATGTGATTTGCTGAACAGGGCAGATGAGGTCTGCTGGAACCCGCTTGCCCCGCCCGCACACGGACACGCCCCCCGCAGCACGGGGCTGATGCTGGCCAGTGGGAACAAG GAGCCGGCGTCAGACGAGGCGTCCAGTGAGGAGGACCCCGAAGTGTCCTACAGGGGTGTGGACAGAAAGAACAGCGACTGTACACTCCGAAACCGCAAGAACATCAACCACTATAAGAAGCACTACACAGCGGag GATGTTCCGAAATCTGGTACCAGCTGCAGCTCCAGATGCTCCAGTTTGAGGACTCACGACTCGGAGAGCACTCGACACGAGTCCGAGACTGAAGACCTGATGTGGGAGGACTTCCTGCACTGTGCTGAGTGCAGATCTTCCTGCACCTCAGAGACAG AGGGTGAAGGAGGCGGCGTGGCCGTCTGCCCGTCGGCCAAAAAGGAATACAGAGACGACCCGTTCCATCAG GGTCACGTTCCCTGGTTGCACAGCTCCAACCCCGGCCTGGAGCGCGTCAGCGCCATCGTGTGGGAGGGAAACGAGTGCAAGAAGGCTGACATGTCCGTCCTGGAGATTAGCGGCATGATCATGAACCGA GTAAATCTCCACACTCCGGGTATCGGTTACCAGATCTTTGGAAACCTGGTGTCCATCACACTCGGACTGACGCCTTTTGCTTACAG ACTCGCTCAGTACCGCGACCTGGATCAGCTGACTGCGCTTTCAGCCAACGAGCTGCTGTCCGTGGCACTGGGTGGCGGGTTGGGCTCGGATGCCTTAGTCATCACCATGGTAACGCTGAGCTTCCTGGTACGCATTTGCCTTATATGGCTGTTCTTCTTCCTGCTCAGCGTAGCAGAAAGGACGTATAAACAG AGGTTGCTGTTTGCCAAACTGTTTGGTCACCTAACTTCGGCCCGCAGAGCCCGAAAGTCTGAGGTCCCCCACTTCAGACTGAAGAAAGTTCAGAACATCAAGATGTGGCTGTCGCTGCGCTCCTACCTCAGG AGACGGGGTCCTCAGCGCTCGGTGGACGTGATCGTGTCATCGGCATTCCTCCTCACGTTATCTGTCGTCTTCATCTGCTGTGCTCAG CTGCTCCACGTGCACGAAACCTTCCTGGAGTGTCACTATAACTGGGAGCTGGTGATCTGGTGCTCGAGTCTGTCTCTGTTCCTGCTCAGATTCGTCACTCTGGGCTCGGAGACCAGCAAGAAGTACAGCAACACCTCCATCCTGCTCACTGAACAG ATCAACTTGTACCTGAAGATGGAGAAGAAGCCAAACAAAAAAGAGGAGCTGACTCTGGTCAACAACGTCCTCAAACTGGCCACGAAGCTCCTCAAG GAGTTGGACACTCCCTTCAGACTGTACGGTTTGACAATGAACCCGCTGCTTTACAACATCACCCAGGTGGTCATCCTGTCAGCCGTGTCCGGAGTCATATCCGATTTGTTAGGATTTAACctgaag